The following DNA comes from Bacteroidota bacterium.
GGAAAACAACTTACATCGCTAAGTTGAATGACTGCCCTACATCTCCAAGAAAAATGCGTTTGGTTGCTGATATGGTTAGAGGATTAGATGTTTATAAGGCATTAAGCTTATTGCAGTTTACTTCAAAGCAAGCTGCCGTAAGAGTTGAAAAATTAATAACATCGGCAATCGCTAATTTTGAATCCAAATCAGGGCAAAGAGCTGGTGATAGCAATTTATATGTTAAAGAGATTTTCGTAGATAGCGGACGTCAACTTAAAAGATTGCGACCAGCCCCACAAGGCCGTGGTCACAGAATCAGAAAACGTTCAAATCACGTAACTGTGATTTTAGATAATAAAGAAGTTGTTAACGAAGTAAATAATTCGAATTAATGGGACAAAAGGTACATCCAATAGGATTCAGGTTAGGTGTCATCAAAGGATGGGATTCTAATTGGTACGGTGGTAAAAACTATGCTGATAAATTGGTAGAGGATGAAAAAATAAGAACATACTTATATGCGCGTCTTCCTAAGGCAAGCATTTCCAAAATCATTATCGAAAGAACTTTAAAACTTATTACTGTTACCATAAATACTGCTCGTCCGGGAATTATTATTGGAAAAGGCGGACAGGAAGTTGATAAGCTTAAAGAAGAACTTAAGAAAATAACAAAAAAAGAAGTACAGATCAATATATTTGAAATTAAACGGCCTGAACTTGATGCAAAACTTGTTGCTGATGGAATTGCCCGCCAAATTGAAGGTAGGATTTCTTTTAGAAGAGCTGCAAAAATGTCGGTTGCTTCTACAATGAGAATGGGTGCTGAAGGTATTAAGGTTCTTGTTTCTGGAAGATTAGGTGGCGCAGAAATGGCCAGGTCTGAAGGTTATAAAGAAGGAAGAACTCCTCTTCACACATTAAGAGCTGATATTGATTATGCTTTATCCGAAGCCCATACAACTTATGGTAGAATTGGTGTGAAAGTTTGGATTTGCAAAGGTGAGATTTTTGGTAAAAGAGATCTTTCTCCAAACTTAGGACTTTCTGCTGCAAAAGATAAAAAACCTGTTGCTCCAAAATTCAGAGCTCCAAGTAGTGGTGGAAATAAGAAGAAGAAATAATTTATTAAGATTCAGAATATAATAACGATATAACCGTAGTATAATGTTACAGCCAAAGAGAACCAAGTTTAGGAAAATGCATAAGATGAAAATGAAGGGGAATGCCAATAGAGGTGCTCAACTT
Coding sequences within:
- the rplV gene encoding 50S ribosomal protein L22 — its product is MRLVADMVRGLDVYKALSLLQFTSKQAAVRVEKLITSAIANFESKSGQRAGDSNLYVKEIFVDSGRQLKRLRPAPQGRGHRIRKRSNHVTVILDNKEVVNEVNNSN
- the rpsC gene encoding 30S ribosomal protein S3 produces the protein MGQKVHPIGFRLGVIKGWDSNWYGGKNYADKLVEDEKIRTYLYARLPKASISKIIIERTLKLITVTINTARPGIIIGKGGQEVDKLKEELKKITKKEVQINIFEIKRPELDAKLVADGIARQIEGRISFRRAAKMSVASTMRMGAEGIKVLVSGRLGGAEMARSEGYKEGRTPLHTLRADIDYALSEAHTTYGRIGVKVWICKGEIFGKRDLSPNLGLSAAKDKKPVAPKFRAPSSGGNKKKK